A region of Streptomyces deccanensis DNA encodes the following proteins:
- a CDS encoding YcnI family protein: MKASRIAAVGALAGSAVLLLSGPAFAHVSVAAEGTAAKGGYATVNFKVPNERDDATTTKLEVNFPTDHPLASAQPEAVPGWKIQVTKAKLDKPLELHGEQIDEAVSKITWTATGDGIATGFFQKFPVSIGQLPENTDELVFKAIQTYSNKDVVRWIEVPQEGQDEPENPAPVLALSAASDDHHGSSGASNASDDSKNADDAEAASKETAAAPADSSDTTARVLAVVGIVVGAAGVAYGVLAGRRRTTA; the protein is encoded by the coding sequence ATGAAGGCTTCTCGTATCGCCGCCGTCGGCGCCCTCGCCGGCTCGGCCGTCCTCCTCCTGTCCGGCCCCGCGTTCGCGCACGTCAGCGTCGCGGCGGAGGGCACGGCGGCCAAGGGCGGGTACGCGACCGTCAACTTCAAGGTCCCCAACGAGCGCGACGACGCCACGACCACCAAGCTCGAGGTGAACTTCCCGACGGACCACCCGCTCGCCTCGGCCCAGCCGGAGGCCGTCCCCGGCTGGAAGATCCAGGTCACCAAGGCCAAGCTCGACAAGCCGCTCGAACTGCACGGTGAGCAGATCGACGAGGCCGTCTCCAAGATCACCTGGACCGCGACCGGCGACGGCATCGCGACGGGCTTCTTCCAGAAGTTCCCGGTCTCCATCGGCCAGCTCCCCGAGAACACCGACGAACTGGTCTTCAAGGCCATCCAGACGTACTCCAACAAGGACGTCGTCCGCTGGATCGAGGTCCCGCAGGAAGGCCAGGACGAGCCCGAGAACCCGGCACCCGTGCTCGCGCTGTCCGCCGCGTCCGACGACCACCACGGCTCGTCCGGCGCCTCGAACGCCTCCGACGACTCGAAGAACGCCGACGACGCCGAGGCCGCGTCGAAGGAGACCGCCGCCGCGCCCGCCGACAGCAGCGACACCACCGCCCGCGTTCTCGCCGTCGTCGGCATCGTCGTCGGCGCCGCGGGCGTGGCGTACGGCGTCCTGGCCGGCCGCCGGCGCACGACCGCCTGA
- the fxsT gene encoding FxSxx-COOH system tetratricopeptide repeat protein produces MTENRNGTVITFYSYKGGTGRTMTLANVAWILAAGGHRVLAVDWDLEAPGLHKFFHPFLNPAMLRATPGLSNLIGDYRREALRDLPDRAPDWHRRYARVRPHALTLDWTFPEGGSLDFLSAGRRHDDYPVIGNMDWELFYASYGGGRFFEAMRADMRRHYDYTLIDSRTGLSDLADVCTVQMPNTLVVCYTLSGQSIEGAAAVAQSIRERFGHKGIRILPLAMRIDLGEKDKLDAGRALARERFAGLPAGLDGDRLTDYWSSMEVLYQPYYAYEEILAAFGDPPKTANSMLSACERVTSVITEGRVTRLPLIGEEKRARYKAAYTRRRPLPVSRLVLYYVSEDRMWVDWLESVLRNAGFDVAPMDVRALPQDAGGLPGDDDRTASGAEDAADGSERLLAVVSPAFLDSRRARRAWEDAVHADGRKPGNRPVAVRVDDVRLSLPHSSRGAIDLTRLDEERAHRTLLTSLDHPDVLSAPPDGGARFPNTGTRISNVQPRYPWFTGRSPILDRLRERLVSGRSGQRLPQVLHGLGGVGKSQLAREYAHRFKADYDLVWWIDAEQPDLVLPKVAALAQELDLPVGDDVSEAAEAAMRALRQGDPCARWLLIFDNVPDLNRALPLFPGQAAPVRDHVYGHILVTTRDRPGSTLVQSLEMEVFTREESVEHLCRRVPGLRENDADRVADALGDLPLAVEVAAAWLEATATPVEEYIDQLREQSTRVLSVQEAVNAVEYPSSVGATWNISITRLREESPAAARLLELCAFFSAEPISMTLISSDAMIDALLPYDRDLRARYMLGRVTQALNRFALAKVDSADNSIQVHRLVQAAVRDSLDPQRYVETIHEVHRILAAARPREGAVDDPAQWLGFEVIWPHLMPSNIRECAEEEPRQLMVDRVRYLGKRGELQAARDLATDLDELWTNEILDADDEQVLNLRFQLANVMRSQGDYQAARAMDERTLDGQRRLLGEDHPNILMTSGSLAADLRALGRYKEALDLDLRIHLGFKEIFGDDHPRTLSAANNLAIDLRLAGDSEAARRLTEDTVRRRTALLGPTHPYTLATKGHHARDLRDLGDYRTSAELLREVREGFEQVFNPGVPEVLQADKSLAVSLRKAGRTAEALRITEETWKTYARYHDRYGSTIPEILACGLNLAADYYATDPEDGPARAVHQVEEVLDGYQDSFGIEHPFTMYCYNNLAMYHRALGDIEKAEELSRHARDCLAATLGDDHPAVLSAGLNLANAYGDRGLYDHAERSERQAVEGLRRRFGADHPDVLVGMGNLAITLRDTGRDEAVRLQEKAATRLAQLLGRSHPVTTLVRGWQRVGRDLEPHQI; encoded by the coding sequence ATGACGGAGAACCGCAACGGCACGGTCATCACGTTCTACTCGTACAAGGGCGGCACCGGCCGGACCATGACGCTCGCGAACGTGGCGTGGATTCTGGCCGCGGGCGGACACCGCGTCCTGGCCGTCGACTGGGACCTGGAGGCACCCGGTCTGCACAAGTTCTTCCACCCCTTTCTCAACCCGGCGATGCTCCGGGCCACCCCCGGCCTGAGCAACCTCATCGGCGACTACCGCCGGGAGGCGCTGCGCGACCTGCCCGACCGCGCCCCCGACTGGCACCGCAGGTACGCCCGTGTACGCCCGCACGCGCTGACCCTCGACTGGACGTTCCCCGAGGGCGGCAGCCTGGACTTCCTCTCCGCCGGGCGCCGGCACGACGACTACCCGGTGATCGGCAACATGGACTGGGAGCTCTTCTACGCCAGTTACGGCGGCGGCCGGTTCTTCGAGGCGATGCGCGCGGACATGCGGCGCCACTACGACTACACCCTGATCGACAGCCGTACCGGCCTCAGCGACCTCGCCGACGTCTGCACCGTGCAGATGCCCAACACCCTCGTCGTCTGCTACACCCTCAGCGGCCAGAGCATCGAAGGCGCCGCCGCCGTCGCGCAGAGCATCCGGGAGCGGTTCGGCCACAAGGGCATCCGCATCCTGCCCCTCGCCATGCGCATCGACCTCGGCGAGAAGGACAAGCTCGACGCGGGGCGCGCCCTGGCCCGGGAGCGCTTCGCCGGACTGCCCGCCGGCCTGGATGGCGACCGGCTGACCGACTACTGGTCGTCGATGGAGGTCCTCTACCAGCCGTACTACGCCTACGAGGAGATCCTGGCGGCCTTCGGCGACCCGCCGAAGACGGCCAACTCCATGCTGAGCGCCTGCGAACGGGTCACCTCCGTCATCACCGAGGGCCGGGTCACCCGGCTCCCCCTCATCGGCGAGGAGAAGCGGGCCCGGTACAAGGCCGCGTACACCCGCCGACGGCCGCTGCCCGTCTCCCGGCTGGTGCTGTACTACGTCTCCGAGGACCGCATGTGGGTCGACTGGCTGGAGTCGGTACTCCGGAACGCCGGCTTCGACGTGGCGCCGATGGACGTCCGGGCGCTGCCGCAGGACGCCGGGGGACTGCCGGGCGACGACGACCGGACGGCGTCCGGCGCCGAGGACGCGGCCGACGGCTCGGAGCGACTGCTCGCCGTGGTCTCCCCCGCCTTCCTCGACTCCCGGCGGGCGCGCCGGGCCTGGGAGGACGCCGTGCACGCCGACGGGCGCAAGCCGGGGAACCGGCCGGTGGCAGTCCGCGTCGACGACGTCCGGCTCAGCCTGCCGCACTCCTCCCGGGGCGCCATCGACCTCACCCGGCTCGACGAGGAACGGGCCCACCGGACCCTGCTGACGAGCCTCGACCACCCGGACGTCCTGTCCGCGCCGCCGGACGGCGGCGCCCGCTTCCCCAACACCGGCACCCGGATCTCCAACGTCCAGCCCCGCTACCCGTGGTTCACCGGCCGCTCACCGATCCTGGACCGGCTGCGCGAGCGCCTGGTCAGCGGCCGCTCCGGGCAGCGGCTGCCGCAGGTGCTGCACGGTCTGGGCGGGGTCGGCAAGTCCCAGCTGGCCCGTGAGTACGCCCACCGGTTCAAGGCGGACTACGACCTGGTGTGGTGGATCGACGCCGAGCAGCCGGACCTCGTCCTGCCCAAGGTGGCCGCCCTCGCGCAGGAGTTGGACCTGCCCGTCGGCGACGACGTCTCCGAGGCGGCCGAGGCGGCGATGAGAGCGCTCCGCCAGGGCGACCCGTGCGCCCGCTGGCTGCTGATCTTCGACAACGTCCCGGACCTGAACCGGGCGTTGCCGCTCTTCCCGGGCCAGGCGGCCCCGGTACGGGACCACGTGTACGGCCACATCCTGGTCACCACCCGCGATCGGCCCGGCTCGACGCTGGTCCAGTCGCTGGAGATGGAGGTCTTCACCCGCGAGGAAAGCGTGGAGCACCTGTGCCGCCGGGTGCCCGGACTGCGGGAGAACGACGCCGACCGGGTCGCCGACGCGCTGGGCGACCTGCCGCTCGCCGTGGAGGTCGCGGCGGCCTGGCTGGAGGCGACGGCCACACCGGTGGAGGAGTACATCGACCAGCTGCGGGAGCAGTCCACCCGGGTGCTGTCGGTGCAGGAGGCGGTGAACGCGGTCGAGTACCCGTCCTCCGTGGGCGCCACCTGGAACATCTCCATCACCCGGCTGCGCGAGGAGTCCCCGGCCGCGGCCCGGCTGCTCGAACTGTGCGCCTTCTTCTCGGCCGAGCCCATCTCCATGACCCTGATCAGCAGTGACGCGATGATCGACGCCCTGCTGCCGTACGACCGTGACCTGCGCGCCCGCTACATGCTCGGCCGCGTCACCCAGGCCCTGAACCGCTTCGCCCTCGCCAAGGTCGACTCCGCCGACAACTCCATCCAGGTGCACCGGCTGGTGCAGGCGGCGGTGCGGGACAGCCTGGACCCCCAGCGGTACGTGGAGACCATCCACGAGGTGCACCGCATCCTCGCCGCCGCCCGGCCGCGCGAGGGCGCCGTGGACGATCCCGCGCAGTGGCTCGGGTTCGAGGTGATCTGGCCACATCTGATGCCCTCGAACATCCGCGAGTGCGCGGAGGAGGAGCCCCGTCAGCTGATGGTGGACCGCGTCCGCTACCTGGGGAAACGCGGCGAACTGCAGGCGGCCCGCGACCTGGCCACCGACCTCGACGAGCTGTGGACCAACGAGATCCTCGACGCGGACGACGAGCAGGTCCTCAACCTCCGCTTCCAGCTGGCCAACGTGATGCGCTCCCAGGGCGACTACCAGGCCGCGCGGGCGATGGACGAGCGGACCCTGGACGGCCAGCGCCGGCTGCTCGGCGAGGACCATCCGAACATCCTGATGACCTCGGGCAGCCTGGCCGCCGACCTCCGCGCGCTGGGCCGCTACAAGGAGGCGCTCGACCTGGACCTGCGCATCCACCTGGGCTTCAAGGAGATCTTCGGCGACGACCATCCCCGTACGCTCTCGGCGGCCAACAACCTGGCCATCGACCTGCGGCTGGCCGGCGACAGCGAAGCCGCCCGCCGGCTCACCGAGGACACGGTCCGCCGCCGCACCGCGCTGCTCGGTCCGACCCATCCCTACACGCTCGCCACCAAGGGGCACCACGCGCGCGACCTGCGCGACCTGGGGGATTACCGGACCTCCGCCGAGCTGCTGCGCGAGGTCCGCGAAGGCTTCGAACAGGTGTTCAATCCGGGGGTGCCCGAGGTGTTGCAGGCCGACAAGAGCCTCGCGGTCTCCCTGCGCAAGGCGGGCCGTACCGCCGAGGCGCTGCGGATCACCGAGGAGACCTGGAAGACGTACGCCCGCTACCACGACCGCTACGGCAGCACCATCCCCGAGATCCTGGCCTGCGGGCTCAACCTGGCCGCGGACTACTACGCCACGGATCCCGAGGACGGCCCGGCGCGGGCGGTCCACCAGGTCGAGGAGGTGCTGGACGGGTACCAGGACTCGTTCGGCATCGAGCACCCGTTCACCATGTACTGCTACAACAACCTCGCCATGTACCACCGGGCCCTCGGCGACATCGAGAAGGCGGAGGAGCTGAGCCGTCACGCCCGCGACTGCCTGGCCGCCACGCTCGGCGACGACCACCCGGCCGTGCTCTCCGCCGGCCTCAACCTGGCCAACGCCTACGGGGACCGGGGCCTGTACGACCACGCCGAGCGCTCGGAGCGCCAGGCCGTGGAGGGGCTGCGGCGACGGTTCGGCGCCGACCACCCCGATGTGCTGGTCGGCATGGGCAATCTGGCGATCACCCTGCGGGACACGGGGCGGGACGAAGCCGTACGGCTCCAGGAGAAGGCGGCGACCCGGCTGGCCCAACTCCTGGGCCGGAGCCACCCGGTGACCACGCTGGTACGCGGCTGGCAGCGGGTGGGGAGGGATTTGGAGCCGCATCAGATCTGA
- a CDS encoding SCO family protein: MRTHTHKKTLAAGALLVAAVLGLSACGTGDSSTTSVAEVSDTGPQKHYTVLDQPFTKPDLVLTDTNGKSYDLRKETAGKPTLIYFGYTNCPDVCPLTMNNLAVAKKEIAKKVPKEELANLRLVFVTTDPERDTSAELGKWLKGIDSEIVGLTGDFDDIQAGARTLGISIAPPTKDKNGKTVSEHGTQVIAFSPKTDGGYVLYDDNATVQDYEQGLPKLLKGENP; this comes from the coding sequence ATGCGCACGCACACCCACAAGAAGACGCTGGCGGCCGGTGCCCTGCTGGTCGCGGCCGTCCTCGGCCTCTCGGCCTGCGGCACGGGCGACAGCTCCACCACCTCCGTCGCCGAGGTCTCCGACACCGGTCCCCAGAAGCACTACACGGTCCTCGACCAGCCGTTCACCAAGCCGGACCTGGTCCTCACCGACACGAACGGCAAGTCGTACGACCTCCGCAAGGAGACCGCGGGCAAGCCGACGCTGATCTACTTCGGCTACACCAACTGCCCCGACGTCTGCCCGCTCACCATGAACAACCTCGCGGTCGCCAAGAAGGAGATCGCGAAGAAGGTACCGAAGGAGGAGCTGGCGAACCTGCGGCTCGTCTTCGTCACCACCGACCCGGAGCGCGACACCTCGGCCGAACTGGGGAAGTGGCTCAAGGGCATCGACTCCGAGATCGTCGGCCTGACCGGCGACTTCGACGACATCCAGGCCGGCGCCCGCACCCTCGGCATCTCCATCGCCCCGCCGACCAAGGACAAGAACGGCAAGACCGTCTCCGAGCACGGCACCCAGGTCATTGCGTTCTCGCCGAAGACCGACGGCGGCTATGTGCTGTACGACGACAATGCCACCGTGCAGGACTACGAGCAGGGCCTGCCGAAGCTGCTCAAGGGCGAGAACCCGTGA
- a CDS encoding ATP-binding protein — translation MSIWWSLHLRREAASVPLARRLLIGTMETAGVDPDVSYDLSIALSEACANAVEHGGAIPAGTTTEAYRVTAYLDGEKCRIEVVDSGPGFPHRHPVRPAPTDAEDGRGLCLIRELADHVHIGNKSGHGGAIVSFDKILKWRDGAPLVAV, via the coding sequence ATGAGCATCTGGTGGTCCCTCCATTTGCGGCGTGAGGCTGCGAGCGTGCCGCTCGCCCGACGGCTGCTGATCGGCACGATGGAGACCGCGGGCGTCGATCCGGACGTCTCCTACGACCTCTCCATCGCCCTCAGCGAGGCCTGTGCCAACGCGGTCGAGCACGGCGGCGCGATCCCGGCCGGCACCACCACCGAGGCGTACCGGGTGACCGCGTACCTCGACGGGGAGAAGTGCCGGATCGAGGTCGTCGACTCCGGCCCCGGCTTCCCGCACCGCCACCCGGTCCGCCCCGCCCCCACCGACGCCGAGGACGGCCGCGGCCTCTGTCTCATCCGGGAGCTCGCCGACCACGTCCACATCGGCAACAAATCGGGCCACGGCGGCGCGATCGTCAGCTTCGACAAGATCCTGAAGTGGCGCGACGGCGCACCCCTGGTAGCCGTCTAG